A genomic segment from Arcobacter acticola encodes:
- a CDS encoding YegP family protein has translation MTIKPRKSEANEPFSFIFVNAEGKTIIKSENYAQKASAKNGIESVKKNCQEDSRYELKESSNGKQFFNIKSTNGQIVGTSALFSDVIERNAAIAELKANSETADIIEE, from the coding sequence ATGACTATCAAACCTAGAAAAAGTGAAGCAAATGAGCCATTTTCATTTATTTTTGTAAATGCAGAAGGTAAAACTATTATCAAAAGTGAAAACTACGCACAAAAAGCTAGTGCAAAAAATGGAATAGAATCTGTTAAAAAAAATTGTCAAGAAGATTCTAGATATGAATTAAAAGAATCATCAAATGGTAAGCAATTTTTTAATATCAAATCAACAAATGGACAAATCGTTGGAACAAGTGCTTTATTTTCAGATGTTATTGAAAGAAATGCTGCTATTGCTGAATTAAAAGCAAATAGTGAAACTGCTGATATTATTGAAGAATAA